From the Panulirus ornatus isolate Po-2019 chromosome 46, ASM3632096v1, whole genome shotgun sequence genome, one window contains:
- the LOC139763318 gene encoding glutamate receptor 1-like, whose product MNSGKAAGLDGIKVEFVEKVVDCLVDSLYTTEPMARCLVYWQVMAGLWLLSCVIVSTAYRSSLVAHLIVQDKMPTINNFQDLLDRDGWGWGTSFSSGSIYTFFKTHPYSDIKEIFRNMQFAPAEEQFQRVLEGSYSHITNKHYGLGIVASSFTDRRGYTPIHTGRSEHIQYVGKGWAFRRGAPFRQRFSRMIQHMVEGGLVDHWRDDIIASHMRVARERRESHGKTNDGNFQVVDNSVSLALVHLQGAFYLMLLGSGVAFLTLVGENLAAHCCS is encoded by the exons ATGAACTCTGGCAaagcagcgggattggatggtatcaAAGTTGAATTTGTTGAGAAAGTGgttgactgtcttgttgactcgttg TACACTACAGAGCCCATGGCACGATGTCTGGTGTACTGGCAGGTGATGGCGGGACTGTGGCTGTTATCGTGCGTGATAGTGAGCACGGCCTACCGCTCCTCCCTGGTGGCTCACCTCATCGTCCAAGACAAGATGCCTACCATCAACAACTTCCAGGACCTGCTGGACCGTGACGGCTGGGGCTGGGGTACCAGCTTCTCAAGCGGCTCTATATACACCTTCTTCAAAACTCATCCTTATTctgatataaaagaaatatttagGAACATGCAG TTTGCCCCAGCGGAGGAGCAGTTCCAGCGAGTTCTGGAGGGCAGTTACTCCCACATCACCAACAAGCATTATGGCTTGGGGATCGTGGCTTCCAGCTTCACTGACAGGCGCGgctacacacccatccacaccggAAGATCAGAACACATCCAATATGTTGGGAAAGGCTGGGCATTCAG GAGAGGCGCGCCGTTCCGTCAGCGCTTCAGTAGGATGATACAACACATGGTAGAAGGAGGCTTAGTCGACCACTGGCGAGACGACATCATAGCCAGCCATATGAGGGTGGCACGGGAGAGGAGGGAATCTCACGGGAAAACAAATGATGGAAATTTTCAG GTTGTAGACAACAGTGTCAGCCTGGCACTTGTGCACCTCCAAGGTGCTTTCTATTTGATGCTACTGGGCAGTGGCGTCGCCTTCCTCACACTGGTCGGCGAGAACCTCGCTGCCCACTGCTGTTCCTGA